Sequence from the Corallococcus sp. EGB genome:
CGCGCAGCGGGCGAGGGTGCCGCGCAGCAAGGTGCTGCTGCCGCTGGCGTACGCGTCCATGCTGGGCGGCACGGTGCTGCTGTTCGGCACGTCCACGAACCTGGTGGTGTCCGCGGCGCTGAAGCGGCACGGGATGCGGCCCATTGGCGTGACGGAGCTGGCGCCGGTGGGGCTGCCGGTGGTGCTCCTGGGCATCGCGGTGGTGGTGGTGCTGGGGCGGTGGCTGTTGCCCTCGAGGGAGGGCAAGCCGGGCACGGAGGGCTTCGCGCTGCGCGACTACCTCACGGAGGCGGTGGTGCCCGGGGATTCGGGCTACGTGGGCCAGCCGCTGGCGGAGCTCACGAAGGGGCTGGGCCTGCGCGTGATTGGCGTGGTGCGCGGCGGCGAGACGCTCAACGCGAAGCCGTCCTACGTGCTGACGGGCCAGGAGCGGCTGCTGGTGGAGGGCAAGCGCGAGGACATCCTGCGGGTGAAGGACCTGCGGGGGCTCGCGTTGCGGCCGGACGTGCGGCTGTCGGACGCGGAGCTGGAGGGTCCGGAGTCGATGCTCGTGGAGGCGAGCGTGCCGCCCGACAGTCCGCTGGTGGGGCGCAGCCTGCGGGAGACGCTGTTCGTGGAGCGCTACGGGCTCCTGGCGCTGGGGCTGCACCGCCGGCCCGCCATCCAGCGGCTCACCAAGCTGCAGCTCCTGGGGCGCGCGTGGGACGAGCACTCGCTGTCCACGCTGCCCCTGTCCGTGGGGGACGTGCTGCTCCTGCGTGGCCCGCGTCAGAAGGTGGCGGAGCTGGAGCCGGGCCATGCGCTGATGGTGCTGGAGGGCCACGAGTACGAGCCGCCGCGCTACGCGAAGGCGCTGCTCGCGGTGCTCATCTTCCTGGGCTCGCTGACGGCGGGCTCGCTGGGGTGGATGCCGCTGTCGCTGGCGGGGCTCACCGGCATGCTGCTGATGATCGCCACCCGGTGCGTGGACGCGCGCGCCGCGTTCCGCGTGGACTGGCGGGTGGTGCTGCTCATCGGGTCGATGATGGCGCTGGGGCTGGCCATGGAGGTGAGCGGCGCGGGGAAGTTCATTGGAGACCACGTGGCCCGGCTGGGCGCGTTTGGCGGGCCGCGCATGGTGCTGGCGCTGTTGATGGTGCTGACCATCGTGCTGTCCGCGCCCATGAGCAACCAGGCCGCGGCGCTGGTGGTGCTGCCGGTGGCGCTCAACGCGGCGTCACAGCTGGGCGTGGACGTGCGCCCCTTCGCCATGGGCGTCACGCTGGCGGCGAGCTGTTCCTTCATCACGCCGCTGGAGCCCAGCTGCGTGCTCGTCTACGGGCCCGGGCACTACCGCTTCACCGACTTCTTCCGGCTGGGCACGCCGCTGACCGCGGTGGTGGTGGTATTCCTCGTCTTCGCCGTGCCCGTGGTGTGGCCCTTCCACTAAGGCGTGAGCCTCAGTGGATGGCCGCGCGCAGCCCCACGTCCTCGAGCACGCGCGCCTCCTGCTCGAGGAGGTACCGCAGGCGCGCGTCCACGGCGGCCTCGTCCCCGTTGGAGGCCGTCACGGCCAGGCGGTGGAAGAGGGACTGGTGGCCATCTTCCGACTGGGCCAGCTCTCCGTAGAAGCGCGCGAGCGCCGGGTCGGTGAGCCCCTCCGCGAGCAGGGACAGCCGCTCGCACGAGCGCGCCTCGATGATGGCGGCCACGAGCAGGCGGTCCACGCGCCGCTCCAGGGCGGGCGTGCGCACGTGCTTCTGCAGGCCCTGCGCGTACGGGTCGCCGGCGTCCTTGGTGAGGGTGAGGCCGCGCGCGGCCATGAGGTCCAGCACGCGCGCCAGGTGGGCGCTCTCCTCGCGCGCCAGGCGGGCCATCTGCGACGGCAGGCCCGGCAGGTCCGGGTAGGCCTGGAGCATGGACAGCGCGTTGGCGGCGGCCTTCTTCTCGCAGTGGGCGTGGTCCACCAGCACCGCGTCGAAGTTGGCGAGCGCCAGCGGCAGCCAGCCGGGGTCGGTGGGCGCGTGGAGGATGACGGGGCCCGCTCCGGAGAGGGGACGGCGGGAGGGCGTGGGGCGGCTGCTCATTTCGGGCGCGGACTGTAGGGCATCCGCCGGGCGCCGTGCGCGTCCGAGTCGCGGGGGCCTCCCGGCCTGCCTCCTCCCGGGACGTGCCAGCCCGGGCACGGTGGGGGGCCGCCCACCGCACCCGGACGGGCTACAGCGGCGGGCGCGTGCCTTCCTTCGCGGCGATGAGGGTGACCACGTAGTCCGTGCCCTCCTGCACCTCGCTGGCCACGAAGATGGAGCCCGGCCACGCGCGCAGGCCCTCCATCAGGAAGGGCGCGCTGTCGGCCGCGCTCCGGTGCACCAGCTCCACGCGGCAGAGCGTGGAGCGGCAGTCCAGCGCCTTCACGTGCGAGCTGGAGGGCAGGTGTTGGCGCAGGGTCTCGTTGAGCGTCTGCGTGGCCCGTCCGCTCCAGTCGCTGTCCACCGGCTCCTCGGAGAAGGCGGTCATCACCCGCGCGCGCGACTGCTCGAAGGACGGGGGCGGCGGGCGCATGGGCGGCGGCGGAGGCACTTCGTCCGGAGCCTCCGCGCCGTCCGCCTCCGCGGCACCGGGGGCCTTCGCCGCGGCCGGGGCCTGCGCGCGCGAAGAGGAGGGCTGAGCGGCCTGCATCGCCCACAGCCGCATCGCGGTCTCCGCGGCGGCGCGGCGCTCGGCCTGGTTCGCGTCCGTGCTCGCCGCGCTCTTGCGCACCTGGGCCCGCAGGT
This genomic interval carries:
- a CDS encoding SLC13 family permease; its protein translation is MSIALVLAVIVVALVLFSMDSIPIEFTSLAVVCLLALSGVLTPAQAFEGFSNDTVIFIFTLLAMTQGLASTGVVQWVGQRMAVFARFGPHVFLVAMMGVVAVFSAFISNTVTTAAFLPVAIGAAQRARVPRSKVLLPLAYASMLGGTVLLFGTSTNLVVSAALKRHGMRPIGVTELAPVGLPVVLLGIAVVVVLGRWLLPSREGKPGTEGFALRDYLTEAVVPGDSGYVGQPLAELTKGLGLRVIGVVRGGETLNAKPSYVLTGQERLLVEGKREDILRVKDLRGLALRPDVRLSDAELEGPESMLVEASVPPDSPLVGRSLRETLFVERYGLLALGLHRRPAIQRLTKLQLLGRAWDEHSLSTLPLSVGDVLLLRGPRQKVAELEPGHALMVLEGHEYEPPRYAKALLAVLIFLGSLTAGSLGWMPLSLAGLTGMLLMIATRCVDARAAFRVDWRVVLLIGSMMALGLAMEVSGAGKFIGDHVARLGAFGGPRMVLALLMVLTIVLSAPMSNQAAALVVLPVALNAASQLGVDVRPFAMGVTLAASCSFITPLEPSCVLVYGPGHYRFTDFFRLGTPLTAVVVVFLVFAVPVVWPFH
- a CDS encoding tRNA-(ms[2]io[6]A)-hydroxylase produces the protein MSSRPTPSRRPLSGAGPVILHAPTDPGWLPLALANFDAVLVDHAHCEKKAAANALSMLQAYPDLPGLPSQMARLAREESAHLARVLDLMAARGLTLTKDAGDPYAQGLQKHVRTPALERRVDRLLVAAIIEARSCERLSLLAEGLTDPALARFYGELAQSEDGHQSLFHRLAVTASNGDEAAVDARLRYLLEQEARVLEDVGLRAAIH